In the bacterium genome, one interval contains:
- a CDS encoding deoxynucleoside kinase has protein sequence MREFAQRTYFVAIAGNIGVGKTTLAQALAEQLGWRCYLEPVIDNPYLDDFYADMSRWAFHLQVYFLSKRFASQREIEAD, from the coding sequence ATGCGTGAATTCGCGCAGCGCACCTACTTCGTTGCCATTGCCGGGAACATCGGCGTCGGAAAAACCACTCTGGCACAAGCACTTGCCGAGCAACTCGGTTGGCGATGCTATCTGGAACCGGTGATTGACAATCCCTATCTCGATGATTTCTATGCCGACATGTCGCGCTGGGCGTTTCACCTGCAGGTGTACTTTCTGAGCAAGCGCTTCGCGAGTCAACGGGAGATCGAAGCGGACG
- a CDS encoding DNA-binding protein, which yields MRISPQGSRFLAKFEIGEVLPRAFVELARERGWTSGSVSGIGGVRNVLLAYYDLAARKYLEFPVDGVVELVSLTGNLALVNGEPFWHLHAAVADREGNVKAGHLVHLEVAVTLECWIEPGAALVERTPDQHTGLNLLNL from the coding sequence ATGAGAATCTCCCCGCAGGGTTCGCGTTTTCTTGCGAAATTCGAAATCGGTGAAGTCTTGCCGAGAGCCTTCGTCGAGCTGGCCCGCGAGCGCGGATGGACGTCGGGATCCGTGAGCGGAATCGGCGGAGTAAGAAACGTTCTTCTCGCGTACTATGATCTTGCGGCCCGCAAATATCTTGAGTTTCCCGTGGACGGAGTCGTCGAACTCGTGAGTTTGACCGGGAATCTTGCGCTGGTAAACGGCGAGCCGTTCTGGCACCTTCATGCCGCCGTCGCCGATCGAGAAGGAAACGTCAAAGCCGGGCATCTGGTCCATCTCGAGGTTGCCGTGACTCTCGAATGCTGGATCGAGCCGGGAGCCGCTCTTGTCGAACGCACACCCGATCAACACACCGGATTGAACCTTCTGAATCTCTAA
- a CDS encoding SDR family oxidoreductase, protein MRVVVTGASGFVGSRVAQHLIARHEILGVVHTARGGFPFPCERADLTLDEPTGTLFREWKPEVIVHAAAMSRVIECERNPARARAANVEATARLIRLAERLHAKLIFISSDQVFSGKRGGYRESDNPDPIGEYGRTKLEAEREVLNSAARHLVLRSNSVVGPSMGWGESFSTRILDTIRRGEPLQLYGDQYRSPIHVRKLVQIIEHACISDMNGLLHIGGPKRMSRLDIGFTVLRAYGLSAEKVEPVSYLTHPDAAVMTRDTSYDISQLLQTIPDLRFDPLDDEFSRDSTAHKR, encoded by the coding sequence GTGCGAGTCGTCGTCACAGGGGCATCGGGTTTCGTCGGTTCACGCGTCGCGCAACATCTGATTGCCCGGCACGAAATCCTGGGTGTGGTGCATACGGCCCGCGGGGGATTTCCGTTCCCTTGCGAACGCGCCGACTTGACGTTGGACGAGCCAACGGGAACGCTGTTCAGGGAGTGGAAGCCCGAGGTGATCGTCCACGCGGCGGCAATGTCGCGAGTCATCGAATGCGAGCGCAATCCGGCCCGAGCGCGTGCCGCCAACGTGGAGGCGACGGCGCGGCTCATTCGGTTGGCCGAGCGTCTCCATGCCAAGTTGATCTTCATCTCCAGCGATCAGGTTTTTTCCGGCAAACGAGGCGGCTATCGCGAGAGCGATAACCCCGATCCGATTGGCGAATATGGCCGAACGAAACTTGAGGCGGAACGCGAAGTCCTGAATAGTGCGGCTCGTCATCTCGTTCTGCGAAGCAATTCGGTGGTCGGACCTTCGATGGGGTGGGGGGAGAGCTTCTCGACGAGAATTCTGGATACCATTCGCAGGGGGGAGCCCCTCCAACTCTACGGCGACCAGTATCGTTCGCCGATCCACGTTCGAAAGCTCGTGCAAATCATCGAACACGCGTGCATCTCCGACATGAACGGACTTCTGCACATCGGTGGCCCGAAGCGGATGAGCCGGCTGGATATCGGATTTACCGTACTCCGAGCCTACGGACTCTCCGCTGAAAAGGTCGAACCCGTCAGCTACCTGACTCATCCGGATGCAGCCGTGATGACGCGCGATACCAGCTACGATATCTCCCAACTTCTGCAAACGATTCCGGATCTGCGTTTCGATCCGCTGGACGATGAATTCTCACGCGATTCAACCGCCCACAAACGATGA